CACCAGCAGGGGGAAGAAGTCCGGGCTGGTGCGCGCCACGCCGGGGTGCCCGATGCGGATCTCGCTCTGCGCGGCGCCCGGCTTGTCGATCAGGAAGATGCGCGTGGCGGGCGTGTTCGCCGCCGCCGGGGCCGCGGCCGCGGGGATCGGGGCGGCCCCGCCGGAGCGCCAGCCGCCGAACGCGCGCTCCACGTCGGCGTGGATGGCGTTGGGGTCCACGTCGCCCACCAGGACGAGCGTGGCCTGGTCCGGCCGGTAGTAGCTGCGGTGGAAAGCGACGAGCTGCGCGCGGCTCATGCCCCGCGTGCCGGCAACAGTCGCGAAGCGGCCGTACGGGTTCGCCTGCCCGAACACGAGCGCCTGGAAAGCGTTGCCCGCGATCACGGTGGGCTCGTCCTTCCCGCGCTGCAGGTTGACCAGGCGCTCGTCGCGCACCCGCTGCACCTCGCGCTGCGGGAAGTCCGGCCGCGTGACCACGTCGGCCATGATGCCCAGCGCGGCCGGGAAGTTCTTGCGGAGCACGTACAAGTTCACCTGCGACGCGTCCCACCCCGCGCTGGCCGACAGGCTGGCGCCCAGCAGGTCCAGCGCGTCCGCGATCTGGAGCGAGGTGCGCCCGGCGGCGCCCTCGTCCAGCATGCTCGCCGTGAAGGCGGCGAGGCCGGGCGCGGAGGCGGGGTCGTCGGAGATGCCGCCGCGGTCCACCAGCGTGGCGCTCACCACAGGCAGCTCGGGCATGGACACGTACATCACCTTCATCCCGTTGCCCAGCGTGCGCGTGACGATGGGCGGGATGCGAAGCGCCGGGGCCGCGCCCAGCGACGGCGGCGTGCTGGGGAAGCTCGGGATCGGCGCCGCGGCTACCTGCGCGGGGGCGGGAGCGGGCGTGACCGGCGCAGGCGCGGGGGCCGGGGCGGGTGCGGCGCAGCCGGCGGCGAGGGCGCCGGCGGCCACGAGGGCAAGGGAGCGTCTCATCGGGCGGCCTCCTTCTCGCCCGCGGCCAGCTCGGGGTGGCCCTGCGGAACGTAGCTGAGCACGATGTGGTTCTTTCCGGTGAGGTACTCGCGGGCCACCCGCTGGATGTCGGCGGGGGTGAGCGCGGTGTAGCGCGCCAGGTCGCGCGCCGCGAAGCCGGGGTCGCCCGCGTAGTACTGGTAGTCGTTGAGCTGGTCGGCCTTGCCCAGCACCGTCTCCAGGTTGCCCACGAACGAGGTCTGGATGCCGTTGACCACGCGCTGGAGCTCGTCGGCCGAGGGCGGGGTGGCGGCTATCTTGGCGA
This Longimicrobiaceae bacterium DNA region includes the following protein-coding sequences:
- a CDS encoding pitrilysin family protein, giving the protein MRRSLALVAAGALAAGCAAPAPAPAPAPVTPAPAPAQVAAAPIPSFPSTPPSLGAAPALRIPPIVTRTLGNGMKVMYVSMPELPVVSATLVDRGGISDDPASAPGLAAFTASMLDEGAAGRTSLQIADALDLLGASLSASAGWDASQVNLYVLRKNFPAALGIMADVVTRPDFPQREVQRVRDERLVNLQRGKDEPTVIAGNAFQALVFGQANPYGRFATVAGTRGMSRAQLVAFHRSYYRPDQATLVLVGDVDPNAIHADVERAFGGWRSGGAAPIPAAAAPAAANTPATRIFLIDKPGAAQSEIRIGHPGVARTSPDFFPLLVLNSMLGGAFTSRLNQNLREKHGYTYGASSAFSMRRGAGPFVARAAVKTAQTDSSLTEFFRELNRIRTEAVPEAELAQAKSYVALGFPQSFETTGQVGSQLAGLVQYGIDPSFFNDYVARVNAVTPADVQRVANQYVRPANSVVVVVGDRSVIEPGIRALNLAPVEIRSIGEFVK